The DNA segment GCTGCAGACCCTGATCGACCAACGCGTCGCACAAGGCCAAGCGGTACGGGTGGTAGGGATTCACAGTTTTACCCCGGTGTATTACGGCCAGCCGCGGCCGCTGGAAGTCGGCGTGCTGTTCGGTCAGGCCAAAACGTACGCCCAGCGGGTGATCGATGGCCTCGGCCAGCACCCGCTGAAAGTCGCGGGCAACCAGCCGTACCGGATTGATCCGCTGGGTGACATGACCGTGCCGGTGCATGGCGATGCCCGAGGACTGGAATCGGTGTTGATCGAGGTGCGCAACGACCTGCTGCGCACTCCGGAAGCGGTATCGCTGTGGGCCGAACGCCTGGCACCGCTGCTGTAAAGACTGCTGACGCTGTAAACGACGGACCGATATAACAACTAAAAACGTTCGATAGGCTGACAAGGAGTTGCGCTTCATGGAAATAGAACAGTTCGGCTACAAACAGGAGTTGAAACGTAGCCTGACACTGACCGACCTGGTGGTGTACGGGATGATCTTCATGATCCCCATCGCCCCGTTTGGCGTGTATGGCTACGTCAATGCCGAGGCGCCCGGGATGGTGCCGCTGGCTTATATCATCGGCATGGTCGCGATGCTGTTCACTGCACTGAGCTACGGCAGCATGGCCAAGGCGTTTCCGATCGCCGGTTCGGTATATTCCTACGCGCAACGCGGCCTCAATCAACACGTCGGGTTCATCGCCGGCTGGCTGATGCTGCTCGACTACCTGCTGATTCCGCCGCTGCTGTACGTCTACGCGGCAATGGCCCTCAACCATCTGTACCCGGACATTCCGAAGGTCGGTTTCATTCTGGCGTTCCTGGTCAGCGCGACATTCGTCAACCTGCGCGGCATCACCTTCACCGCACGGATGAACATCATTTTCCTGCTGGCGCAGCTGGTGGTGCTGGGGATCTTCCTGTTCTACGCCTGGAATGCCCTGCACAACGGCGGCGGCAACGGCGAGCTGACCCTGGCGCCGCTGTATCACCCGGAAACATTCAACTTCGCTCTGCTGATGCAGGCCGTGTCGATTGCCGTACTGTCGTTCCTCGGCTTCGATGCAATCTCGACCCTCGCCGAAGAAATCAAGGGTGACCCGGGCAAAAGCGTCGGCCGCGCAGCGCTGATCACCCTGGTGGTGATGGGCGTGATTTTCGTCGCGCAAACCTGGATCGCCACCGATCTGGCCGCCGGCATGGGCTTCAAATCCGCCGACACCGCGTTCTATGAAATCGCCGAAATCGCGGCCGGCAGCTGGCTGGCAACCCTGACCGGTGTTGCAACCGCGCTGGCCTGGGGCGTTGCGGTGGCGATCACCTCGCAAGCCGCGGTGTCGCGCCTGCTGTTCGGCATGGCCCGCGATGGCAAGTTGCCGAAAGTGCTGGCCAAGGTGCACCCGAAGCACAACACCCCGTACCTGAGCATTTATCTGGTGGCGGTGCTGTCGCTGGTGATCTGCTACCTGTTCATCAACTCGGTGGACACCCTGACCTCGCTGGTCAACTTTGGAGCCCTCAGCGGTTTCATGCTGCTGCACCTGACAGTGATCAACTACTACTGGCGTCGGCAGAAGTCCGGTCAGGTGGTGCGCCATCTGATCTGCCCGGTGATCGGTTTCATCATCGTCGCCGCCATCATGTACAACATGGGCGTCGATGCGCAGAAACTCGGCCTGATCTGGATCGCTCTGGGTCTGGTGTACCTGTTCTTCCTGAACAAACTCGGCGCCAGCACCGCGCTGCCTGACCCGAGCAATGGCTGACAAGAAAAAGAGCGGCGTCTGACAACAAATCAGGCGACCGCCGCTTTAAAGCGTGGCAATCGACAGTGATAGTCAGGTTCGGTGGGGATCACCGGACCCTTTGATACAGGAGTGCATCCATGCTGGTCTTACGCCCAGTCGAGCCAACCGACCTGCCGCAATTGCAGCAACTGGCCCGCGACAGTCTGGTCGGCGTTACGTCGCTGCCGGACGACAGCGAACGCCTGCGCGAAAAAATCGCCGGTTCCTGCGCCTCGTTCGACAGCGATATTCAGGCGCAAGGCCCGGAGAACTACTTCTTCGTACTGGAAGACCTCGACACTCGGCGGCTGGTCGGTTGCTCGGAGATCCTTGCCACTGCCGGTTTCAACGAACCGTTCTACAGCCTGCGCAACCGCCACTTCACCAGTGCCTCGCGGGAGCTGAACATCGAGCACGGGGTGCCGGCGCTGTCGCTGTGTCACGACCTCAACGACCACACCCTGCTGCGCGGTTTTCACATCGACAACGCGCTGGTGCGCAGCGCTTTTTCCGAATTGCTGTCGCGGGCGCGGCTGCTGTTCATCGCCGCTCACGCGCAACGTTTCGCCGATGCGGTGATCACCGAAATCGTCGGCTACAGCGACGAGAACGGTCATTCGCCGTTCTGGGATGCACTGGGCAAGCACTTCTTCGACCTGCCCTACGTCGAGGCCGAGCGCCTGTGCGGTCTGCAAAGTCGCACGTTTCTCGCCGAACTGATGCCGCAGTACCCGATTTATGTGCCGATGCTGCCCCTGGCGGCGCAGGAATGCATCGGCCGGATTCACCCGGATGGCCAGGAAGCGTTCGACATCCTCGAACGTGAAGGCTTTGAAACCAACAGCTACATCGATCTGTTTGATGCGGGTCCAACCCTGTATGCGCGCACCGCGAACATCCGTTCGATCGCCCACAGCCAGACCGCCACCGTGCGCCAGCAAGCGCCGATCGACGCGCGTGGCCGTTATCTGTTGAGCAACGACGCACTGCACGGCTTCCGGGCCATCGTCGCCGAACTGGATTACCAGCCTGAGCAACCGCTGTCGCTGACGCCGGATCTGTGTGTGGCACTGAAGGTCACCGATGGCAGCACGATCAGGCTGATAGCCCTGTGAACCGCCCCCGGCTGCACACCCAACGACAGTGCCCGAACAGGCGCGTACAAGGAGTTACCGCATGATCGTCCGTCCGGTCAAAGTCAGCGACCTGCCAGCGCTGATGACCCTGGTGCAACAGGCCGGCCCGGGGTTCACCACCCTGCCGGCCAATGAGGATCGCCTCGCCCACCGGGTGCGCTGGGCCCAGCGCGCGTTCGCCGAACAGGTAGAACGCGCCGATGCCGATTATCTATTCGTGCTCGAAGACGACGACCTGCGTGTGGTCGGCGTCAGCGCCCTGACCGGCGCAGTCGGCCTGCGCGAGCCGTGGTACAACTACCGGGTCGGCCTGACCGTGAGTTCGGCACCGGATCTGGGCATTTCGAGGCAGATCCCTACACTGTTCCTCAACAATGAGCTGACGGGCCAGTCGGAACTGTGTTCGCTGTTCCTGCACCCTGAACACCGCCAAGGCAGCAACGGTCGATTGCTGTCGTTGGGGCGCCTGCTGTTCGTCGCCGAATTCCCGCAGCTGTTTGGCGAGAAGATGATCGCCGAACTGCGCGGCAGTGCCGATGAGCTCGGTTGCTCGCCGTTCTGGGACAGCCTCGGCCGGCACTTTTTCAAGATGGATTTCAGCCACGCCGACCACTTGTCGGGCCTGGGCAACAAGTCGTTCATCGCCGAACTGATGCCGCGCCAGCCGTTGTACACCTGCATGCTCACCGAGCAGGCGCAAGCGGTCATCGGCCAACCGCACCCGAACACCGAACCGGCGCTGAAGATCCTGCGCGCAGAAGGCTTCACGCATAAGGGCTACATCGACATCTTCGACGGCGGCCCGGTGATCGAGGCGCCGATCGGCAACATTCGCACCGTGCGCGACAGCCTGGCGCTGACCCTGAGCCTCGGCACGCCGGACGAACAGGCCCCCTTGTGGCTGATCCATAACCGTCGCCTGGAGAACTGCCGCATCACCGTGGCCCCCGGTCGTCTGGTCGGCAATACCCTGGTGGTCGACCGCATCACCGCCAAGCGCCTGCAACTGCAACCGGGCAATTCGGTGCGCGCCGCGTTGCTGCCCAGGCAACAGCAACAGGCGGTAGCGGCCTGAATTCCTCTCCTCCCTCGCAAATTCGTCATGAACCTTGACCCATTCGCGTGATAGCCTTTTCATTCTTCGGCGTTGACACCTTTGCTCAAGCCGTTCCATTCCTTTGTATTGGTGGAACTCGTATGACCAGGCTTTCCCATCAAGATTTGCGCCGTAACTTCCGTCAATTGCTGGCTTCGGACACCTGCTACCACACCGCCTCGGTGTTCGATCCGATGTCCGCGCGCATTGCCGCTGACCTGGGTTTTGAAGTGGGGATCCTCGGCGGCTCCGTGGCCTCGCTGCAAGTGCTGGGCGCCCCCGACTTTGCCCTGATCACCCTCAGCGAGTTCGCCGAACAGGCCACCCGCATCGGCCGCGTCGCCCAACTGCCGGTGATCGCCGACGCCGACCACGGCTACGGCAACGCCCTTAACGTGATGCGCACCATCGTCGAACTGGAACGCGCCGGCGTCGCCGCCCTGACCATCGAAGATACCCTGCTGCCGGCGCAATTCGGCCGCAAATCCACCGACCTGATCTCGGTCGCCGAAGGCGTCGGCAAGATCCGCGCGGCGCTGGAAGCCCGGGTCGATTCGGAAATGGCGATCATCGCCCGCACCAACGCCGGGATCCTGCCAAATCAGGAAATCATCAGCCGTACCAAGCAATACCAGGCTGCCGGTGCCGATGGCATCTGCATGGTCGGCGTGCAGGACTTCGATCAGCTTGAGCAAATTGCCGAGCACCTGAGCGTCCCGCTGATGCTGGTCACCTACGGCAACCCGGCGCTGCGCGACGACAAGCGCCTGGCTGAACTCGGCGTACGCGTGACCATCGACGGCCATGGCGCCTATTTCGCGGCGATCAAGGCAACGTACGACAGCCTGCGCGAACAGCGGCAGATCTTCACTCAGGCCTCCGACCTGAGCGCCACGGAACTCACGCACACCTACACCCAGCCAGAGGATTACATTCTCTGGGCGAAGGAATACATGAGCGTGAAGGAATGATTGCCCTCTGATCCGAAGAGCCTCGGTCAACTCTAAAGATGGCCGGTAGACGCAATGTCACCGGCCAGTTGCGAGGACAGGCGAATTAATCGCCGTCAACTTCTACCCAGCGATACACACCCACAAACAAACACCAACATTTAACAACAACTACCGAGTTGATATTAACTATCGCCTCCCTATAATCGCAACCCGTTAAACAGCAAAAAGTTTAACACCCGAATATCAAACTTAAATTTATATACCGAGCAATATTCCGCTCAACTCACGACAAGGATTCGTCATGAAAACCGTTACTGCCAATTGGCAAACAACGCCTCTGCTGCGCGCAGAAACCAAAGTCATCAACATGCCAACCAAGTCCGCCCACGCGGCCAACTGCCCGGGCTGGGACGGCCTGCGATTTAACGTCGGCAACCTTCACGAGATCAAGAAACTCCGTACGCTGCCCGCTCTGGCTTAACCCTCGGAGCTGTACCGCAGATGTCAGCGTTCAGGCAACTTCAGCGCTGACATCTGCTGACCAAAACAAAATAACAAACCCTGATTATTGCGCCTGATCAAATATTCGCAAACGTACATTTGACAGCACAAAAACAAAGCGACTTCCCATGATAAAAAACCTGCTCACCCCAGACTTGACGCCTGACCAGCTTATTACCTGCATCAAGACAATAAACATGGGGAATGAAGTAAAGCGTCTGGCCGACCAGTTATCCGAACCTGCAGCAGATACCGAGAATTTATCCCGTCACGCCGCGATCATGAAAGCGACGAACATCCACACTGGAACGTTGACGTTATATTGCAACAAAGATGGAAACATCAGCCTCAAGGCACCTGATAACGCACCCGCGCCTGAGCAGTTCTATTCCGTACCCGGAAACAGCGTTCTGTTCGCCATCAACGGGCAATCGTATTCCATTCAGCTTTATCGGCTGGACGGTGAATATCTGACTCGCGCAGAACAGGTGATCGTGGATGCCGAAAATCCGTTGTTCATCGACGGCAGCAAAACGCTGTACGACAGCAATCCCGAAGGAAACGGGCACCCGGCGTTTATCGGCAGCATCAATCTGCCCGATAGAACCGCAGACATCAGTGTGTTCGACCCTCGCTCATTGCGCAAAATCGGCTGGTTCCCTCATGACGACAGCGCCGCGCGCTTTCTGGTGAGTCTTGAATTGCTTGAAGCGGCACAGGACCCCGGAGCCTGCAAAGTGGCCCAGGAGTTGATTTATCACTATCACCCCGCTGTCGTCTGGAAGGCCTTTCAGATGATCAGCAGAACGGATCGACAGACCGCGCTGAATTGCGCCCCGCTGTTGAGAAACCTGCAAGACAGTCGCCTGAACCATTTACTCGACCAGTGTGAGGCGGCATGAAACTGCAGACATTTATTGAGCGTATGGCGACTTACGACCTGCAGACGGACAGTTCGAAGATCGTGGAAGATCTGCGTCAACTGGCGACTAACCGCACGTTGTTGAGCGAATACCTCTACACCACGATTCAACAGGACGGTTTCAGTACCAAAAACAGGCTTTACGGGGCCTATGCATTTGTCCTGCACTCCAACGATCTGTTTACCGTTCGCCTGGGTTTCTGGTCGCCGGTCACGTCACGGGATGAAAGGGAAACCTTTATCTACGACCTCAACCACAGCCATGACTTCGAACTCTATTGCGTGGGTTACAGCGGTGACGGCTACACCACCGTTTCGCGAAAGATTCTGGATCAGGCGCCGTTGCAGGCTGGCAGAAGGCCCGAGTTCGGCGAAGAACGAATCCTTAAACTTATTCCGGGTGAGGTGCTGCACATGCTTCCATTAAAGGAAGTACACAAACAGCTACCCCCTGAAACGATGTCCGCCTCGCTGAGTTTGCTTATTCATCCTCCGCAGGCAGCCAAAACCGAAGAAGCCTGGTGCTTCGACGACAATCTGGTGCCGACTTATCCCGGCATCGCCCGCCAGGAGACAGCGCTCTATGACAGCCTGCTGTCCCGGCTACAACGTGAGCAGACTTCACTGCTCACTCAATCAGAAAGGAAATCTGTATGAACAAGCAACTCGATAACTGGAACCACACCCCACTGCTGCACGCCGGCGCCAACGTCATCAACACACCGGTTGCAACCGCTGCGGCATCGCCATGTGCAGGCATCATTCCACGGTACAACGTGGGCAACATTCACGAAATCAAGCAGTTCTGGAACATGCCGCAATCCGCTTGATTCTTGCTGGCCCGGCGCACTATGAGGGTCAAGAAGTAGTGCGTCGGCCGGCCTGACGCCATCGCGAGCAGGCTCACTCCTACAGTGGATCTGTGTCGAACACCAATGCTGTGTTCACTGCAGATCCTCTGTGGGAGCGGGCTTGCTCGCGAAAGCGTCAGTTGCAGCACCAGTCAGCGCTTGGCCAGCTCCATGATCATCCGCGACAACAGATAAATCCGTGGCGCCACGCTCGCCACTTCGGCGTATTCCTCCGGCGTATGAATATTGCCGCCGACTATCCCGAAACCATCCAGCGTCGGCGTGCCCACGCCGGCTGACAGGCTGGCATCCGCCGCCCCACCACTGCCTTCCTCGGTCAACTTGCGGCCGATCTCGCCGTAAATCCCCTGGGCCATGGCCATCAAGCGATCCGACTCCGCCGTCTGCGGCATCGGTGGCAACCCGCGTTTGAGGCTGGTGGTCACTTCAGTTTCCGGGATCAGCTTGTCCTGCGACACCCGCGCCAGGTCTTTCTCGATCCGGTCGAATTCTTCCGGCACGGCTGCGCGCACGTCAGCCTTGGCGGTCGCATGATCCGGGATCACGTTGGTGCGTTCACCGGCCTGGAGCACAGTGAAGTTGATCGTGGTTTTCTTCGCCTCGTCGCCGAGTTTGCCCAACTGCAGAATCTGGTGCGCCGCTTCCATCGCCGCGTTACGCCCCAGTTCCGGTGCGACCCCGGCATGCGCCGCTTTGCCCTTGACCTCGACCAGCGCCGTCGCGCTGCCCTTGCGCCACACCACCAGACCATCGGCCGGCCGCCCCGGTTCGAGGTTGAGGGTTACGTCATGCGCCTTGGCGGTTTTCTTGATCAGGTCGGTGGCGACGTCCGAACCGGTTTCTTCGCTGGCATCGAGCAGGAAGGTGATTTGCGCGTAGTCCTTGAAGTCGAGATTCTTCAGAATCTTCAACGCGTAGATCCCGGCGACGATGCCGCCCTTGTCGTCCATCACCCCCGGCCCGTAGGCACGCCCGTCCTTGATGCGGAACGGCCGCTCGGCGGCGGAACCTTCCTTGAACACCGTGTCCATGTGCGCCATCAGGAGGATTTTCGCTTTGCCGGTGCCTTTGAAGGTGGCCAGCACGTGATTGGATTTTTCCGGGGCATTGGGCACCAGCTCGATGGTGGCGCCGAGTTTTTGCAACTCCTCGATGGCGATCTCGCTGACTTGCTTGAGCCCAGGCTCATAACCGGAACCGGAGTCGATGTTGACCAGCCGTTCCAGCAGTTTCAGGGCTTCGGGTTGATACTGTTCGGCGTCGGCCAGCACTTGTTTGTGCGGTTCGGCGAAGGCGCCGGCAGCACTGAAGGCGAGGGACAGGCCGAGGCTGGCGGCCAGCAGGGAGCGGGGGAATGCGAACGTCATGAATCGATCCTTGTTTCGCGTCGGGGGGACTCAAACCGTACCTGACATCGACGCAAGGCTCTATACCGGATGCGACATCTCTGCGGCCGACACCGAACACTTGTAGGCCTTCGCCTGCTCGCGACAGCGGAGTGTCAGCCGACATCAATGCCGCTGACAGAACGCCTTCGCGAGCAAGCCCGCTCCCACAGGGGACGGCGGTGATAGATCAGACCGAATCGAGCACTTCCTGCTTCGGCAGATCGTCACTGTTGCAGATCACCCGATTGCGCCCGGTCGCCTTGGCCTCGTACAGCGCCTGATCGGCCTCATTGAGCCAACGGGTCGCGTCGCCATGCGCCGGATCGTACGCCGCCAGACCAATGCTCAGACTGACCTTGAGCGCCGGGTTCTGCTCGTAACCCAGGGTGGCGAAACGCTCGCGCAAGGCTTCCATGGCCTGCGCGGCATTGAACAACGGCAGGTCGGGCAGGATCACGCAGAACTCGTCGCCGCCATAGCGCCCGGCGACATCCGCCGCACGCAGGTTCTGTTTGAGCATTTTGCTCAACTGGCGCAACACGATGTCACCTGCGACGTGGCCATAGGTGTCGTTGATCGCCTTGAAATGGTCGATGTCGATCAACGCAATCGCCGCGCCTTGCTTCTGTCGGCGGCAACGCTGAAATTCGACTTCCAGTTGATCCTTCCAGGCGCCGTGATTGAGCAGTCCGGTTAGGCTGTCAGTGCGACTCAAAGCCAGCAGCTCACGCTTGTGCAGGCCCAACGTGGAGGCCTGGCGAAAGCAGATCCAGCCCAGCGCCAACGGGTACAGCATCAGCAACGGCAGGCACGCATACAGCTGCAAGGGTGAGGTTTGCGGGATAAACGCCGGGGCGAAAACCACCAGGCCGACGCCGATCCCGAGGATCTGCGCCGCCAGGCCCGCCGCGAGAAAACGCAAACCGCCGATGGCGACATTATTCATCGCCATCATCGAAACGGTGGTGGCGCTGGGCAGCGGATTGAACTGCATGGCGGCGACCCAGAAGCCGCCCATAAAGGCGTCAACCAACAGATTGCGGTGTTCCGCATGGTAAGGAACGCTGGCACGACGGGCCCATTGAAACGCCAGGTGCGGCCAGAGCAGGCCATTGAACAGCATCAACGCCCAGACCCACAGCGGCGGGTCGAGCGGGTACATCGCCGCGCTCACGCACAACAGCCCCAGCACCAGCCCGAGGGTTCGCGATGTATAAAGCCTCCTGGCCAATGAAAGTCCCTTTCCCCCCTTGTTTCGCATAAGGGCCTCGAGCACTCAACGGAACCTGCGAACACCGTCAGACGGATGTGCTGGAAGTCTAACAGGCAGCCGTTAAATAGCCATCGCCGGCCAGCCCGCTCCCACAATGCAAATTTTTAGCTATACCTGAAAGGACGAAAACGGAAAAACGACTATAAGAAGGAGGCCCATGCAGACCTACCGAGTGTTGATCATCGGCAGCGGATTTGGCGGCCAATGTGCGGCGGTCAACTTGCTCAAGGCCGGGATCGACGATTTTCGCCTGCTGGAACGTCGGGATTTCTTCGGCGGTACCTGGTGCCAGAATACCTACCCCGGCGCGGCGGTGGATGTGCCGTCGCCGCTCTACTCGTTGTCGTTTGCACCATTTCCCTGGACGCAGATGTTCGCAGCCCAAGCCGAATTGCATCGCTACACCGAACACGTCATCGAGCGCTTCGGTCTGCGCGAACGCGTGGAGCTGCAAACCAACGTCGAACGCATCGAATGGGACGACGCCGAAAAGCGCTGGGCGGTGCACACCAGCCAAGGGATTTTCTACGCGCAGTTCGTGATCAACGCCTCCGGACCGTTGAGCCAACCGGTGATCCCACCCTTCCCTGGCCTGGATCGCTTTCAGGGCAAGACGTTTCATACAAACAATTGGGATCACAGCTACGACTACAAGGGTAAACGCGTGGCCATCGTCGGCAGCGGCGCCAGTGCCGCGCAGGTCATTCCGGCGATAGCCCTTGAGGTCGAGCAACTGCATGTGTTCCAGCGCACGCCACATTGGGTGCTGCCGCGCGCCGATCGCCGCTTCGGCCGTTTCCAGCGCTGGCTGCTGGGAGTGAAACCGGCCTACAAGCTGCTGCGCTGGCTGCTCTACTGGCAATTCGAGACCCGGGTCATCGCCTTCAAATACTCAAAACCGGCGATTCATTTGGTCCAGCGCCAGGCCCTGCGCTTTCTCAAGCAACAGGTGCCGAACCCGGTATTGCGCGCAAAACTCACCCCGGACTTCACCATCGGCTGCAAGCGCATCCTGCTTTCCAGCACCTATTATCCGGCGCTGACCCGGCCCAACGTCACACTGCACAGCCGCGAGCAAGGCATCGCCGCGCTCGACGAAACCGGCATCCTCACCCAGGACGGTCAACACATCGACGTCGACCTGATTGTCTGGTCCACCGGCTACGACGCCACCGACGGCGTGGTCTCCTATCCGGTGACCGGCAGGCACGGCGTGCAACTCAAGGATGTCTGGGCGCAGTACCCGCGCGCCTACCTGGGCACCAGCCTGCCGGACTTTCCCAATCTGTTTATCGTCACCGGGCCCAACACCGGCATCGGGCATACCTCCGCGCTGTTCATCATCGAAGCGCAGATGAACTACATCCTCGACTGCATTCACACCCTGCAATCAAAAGGCCTGCACAGCATCGAAGTGCGCCCCGAGGCAGAACGTACCTACACTGCAATGATCCACCGTGAGATGGAACGCACGGTATGGAAGTCCGGTGGCTGTCACAGTTGGTATCAGAGCAAGAGCGGTCATGTGATCGCGATATTTCCGGGCTTCAGTTTCAGCTACTACCGGTTGACCCGGGCGCTGAAACCGGCTGACCACATTCTGTCCTGAACACGTAAAAGGAAGACGTCGATGCTTGTGCTGTTTGTCGCTCTCGCGGTTTTCGTGGCCTGGAGCTGGTTGAGTTACCCGGCGGTCGGGCATTGGTTGTATGACCTGAGCACGGCGCTCGAGGCCAAGTTGTACAAGTTGCACAAAATCGAGGTGCCAATTGCCGAAATGACGGTATCGACCTGGCAAGGTGGCCCCTATGAAGCGGCCAGCGCGATCCTGATGCTGCACGGCTACAGCGCCGAGAAAAATCTGTGGCTGCGCTTCGCCAGGCACTTTGTCCGCCAGTACCGGGTGATCATCCCGGACCTCGCCGGCCACGGTGAAACCGGGTTCAAGGCCGGTGGCGGCTATGACATTCCGCTGCAGGCCAAGCGCATGATCCAGTTGCTCGACGTCTGCGGCGTGGAGAAGGTCCACGTGATCGGCAACTCGATGGGCGGCTACATCGCGGCGTGGCTGGCGGCGACCTACCCGGAGCGGATCGCCTCGGTGGCGCTGATCGACCCGGCCGGCGTCACGGCGCCGGAAGCCAGCGACATGGAGCGCCATCTGGCTCGTGGGCATAACCCGTTCCTGATCAATTCGAGGGAAGAGTTCCGGCAGTTTTATGCCATGACCATGGCCTCGCCACCGTGGGTGCCCGGGCTGGTACTGGACGCCATCGCCCAACGTTACGAACGCCAGCGTGACGAGCTGGAAGAGATCTTCCGCGACTTTCGCGCCAGCCCGCCGATGGAGCCGAAACTGGCCGAGATCAAATGCCCTGCGCTGCTGTTGTGGGGCCGCAAGGATCGCTTGATCGACGTCAGCAGCGTGCCGGTGTGGAGCAAGGGCATCGCCAATTTGCGGGTCGAAGTGTGGGACGGCGTCGGGCACATGCCGATGGTCGAACAGCCGGGGAATACTGCGCGGTTGTATCGGGAGTTTCTGGGCAATCAGCGATGACAGCCACCGCAGTCCTTGCGGCGAGGGCGCTTGCTCCCGCTGGGGCGCGAAGCGGCCCTGATCCAGCGAAAGCGACTTGCCTGCCTCGACACGGCACCAATCTCAGGTCTGCTGCGCAGCCCAGCGGGAGCAAGCTCCCTCGCCACAAAAAACCGTCCCGGCGACAAAGATTCGGAAGGTCGGAATGAACATTCTCTACGACGAACGCCTCGATGGCCCGCTACCGGAGGTGAACAAGGCTGAACTGCTGAAAACCCTGCAGCACGCCGTTCCGGACCTCGACATTCTCTGGCGCGAAGACGAACTCAAGCCGTACGAGTGCGACGGCCTCTCGGCCTACCGCACCACGCCAATGCTGGTGGCCCTGCCCCGGCGACTCGATCAGGTGCAGGCCCTGCTCAAGCTCTGTCATCAACACAACGTGCCGGTGGTTGCCCGTGGCGCCGGCACCGGGTTGTCGGGCGGCGCGCTGCCGCTGGAAAAAGGCCTGCTGCTGGTGATGGCGCGGTTCAACAACATCCTGCACATCGACCCGGCGGCCCGCACCGCACGGGTTCAACCCGGGGTGCGCAATCTGGCGATCTCCCAGGCAGCCGCGCCGTTCGGCCTGTATTACGCGCCGGACCCGTCTTCGCAGATTGCCTGCTCGATCGGCGGCAACGTCGCGGAAAACGCCGGTGGCGTGCATTGCCTCAAATACGGCCTGACCGTGCACAACCTGCTGAAAATCGAAGTGCTGACCATCGAAGGCGAACGCCTGACGCTGGGCAGCGACGCCCT comes from the Pseudomonas sp. RSB 5.4 genome and includes:
- a CDS encoding APC family permease, whose translation is MEIEQFGYKQELKRSLTLTDLVVYGMIFMIPIAPFGVYGYVNAEAPGMVPLAYIIGMVAMLFTALSYGSMAKAFPIAGSVYSYAQRGLNQHVGFIAGWLMLLDYLLIPPLLYVYAAMALNHLYPDIPKVGFILAFLVSATFVNLRGITFTARMNIIFLLAQLVVLGIFLFYAWNALHNGGGNGELTLAPLYHPETFNFALLMQAVSIAVLSFLGFDAISTLAEEIKGDPGKSVGRAALITLVVMGVIFVAQTWIATDLAAGMGFKSADTAFYEIAEIAAGSWLATLTGVATALAWGVAVAITSQAAVSRLLFGMARDGKLPKVLAKVHPKHNTPYLSIYLVAVLSLVICYLFINSVDTLTSLVNFGALSGFMLLHLTVINYYWRRQKSGQVVRHLICPVIGFIIVAAIMYNMGVDAQKLGLIWIALGLVYLFFLNKLGASTALPDPSNG
- a CDS encoding arginine N-succinyltransferase — its product is MLVLRPVEPTDLPQLQQLARDSLVGVTSLPDDSERLREKIAGSCASFDSDIQAQGPENYFFVLEDLDTRRLVGCSEILATAGFNEPFYSLRNRHFTSASRELNIEHGVPALSLCHDLNDHTLLRGFHIDNALVRSAFSELLSRARLLFIAAHAQRFADAVITEIVGYSDENGHSPFWDALGKHFFDLPYVEAERLCGLQSRTFLAELMPQYPIYVPMLPLAAQECIGRIHPDGQEAFDILEREGFETNSYIDLFDAGPTLYARTANIRSIAHSQTATVRQQAPIDARGRYLLSNDALHGFRAIVAELDYQPEQPLSLTPDLCVALKVTDGSTIRLIAL
- the astA gene encoding arginine N-succinyltransferase, yielding MIVRPVKVSDLPALMTLVQQAGPGFTTLPANEDRLAHRVRWAQRAFAEQVERADADYLFVLEDDDLRVVGVSALTGAVGLREPWYNYRVGLTVSSAPDLGISRQIPTLFLNNELTGQSELCSLFLHPEHRQGSNGRLLSLGRLLFVAEFPQLFGEKMIAELRGSADELGCSPFWDSLGRHFFKMDFSHADHLSGLGNKSFIAELMPRQPLYTCMLTEQAQAVIGQPHPNTEPALKILRAEGFTHKGYIDIFDGGPVIEAPIGNIRTVRDSLALTLSLGTPDEQAPLWLIHNRRLENCRITVAPGRLVGNTLVVDRITAKRLQLQPGNSVRAALLPRQQQQAVAA
- a CDS encoding oxaloacetate decarboxylase — its product is MTRLSHQDLRRNFRQLLASDTCYHTASVFDPMSARIAADLGFEVGILGGSVASLQVLGAPDFALITLSEFAEQATRIGRVAQLPVIADADHGYGNALNVMRTIVELERAGVAALTIEDTLLPAQFGRKSTDLISVAEGVGKIRAALEARVDSEMAIIARTNAGILPNQEIISRTKQYQAAGADGICMVGVQDFDQLEQIAEHLSVPLMLVTYGNPALRDDKRLAELGVRVTIDGHGAYFAAIKATYDSLREQRQIFTQASDLSATELTHTYTQPEDYILWAKEYMSVKE
- a CDS encoding transposase — encoded protein: MKLQTFIERMATYDLQTDSSKIVEDLRQLATNRTLLSEYLYTTIQQDGFSTKNRLYGAYAFVLHSNDLFTVRLGFWSPVTSRDERETFIYDLNHSHDFELYCVGYSGDGYTTVSRKILDQAPLQAGRRPEFGEERILKLIPGEVLHMLPLKEVHKQLPPETMSASLSLLIHPPQAAKTEEAWCFDDNLVPTYPGIARQETALYDSLLSRLQREQTSLLTQSERKSV
- a CDS encoding M20/M25/M40 family metallo-hydrolase, translating into MTFAFPRSLLAASLGLSLAFSAAGAFAEPHKQVLADAEQYQPEALKLLERLVNIDSGSGYEPGLKQVSEIAIEELQKLGATIELVPNAPEKSNHVLATFKGTGKAKILLMAHMDTVFKEGSAAERPFRIKDGRAYGPGVMDDKGGIVAGIYALKILKNLDFKDYAQITFLLDASEETGSDVATDLIKKTAKAHDVTLNLEPGRPADGLVVWRKGSATALVEVKGKAAHAGVAPELGRNAAMEAAHQILQLGKLGDEAKKTTINFTVLQAGERTNVIPDHATAKADVRAAVPEEFDRIEKDLARVSQDKLIPETEVTTSLKRGLPPMPQTAESDRLMAMAQGIYGEIGRKLTEEGSGGAADASLSAGVGTPTLDGFGIVGGNIHTPEEYAEVASVAPRIYLLSRMIMELAKR
- a CDS encoding diguanylate cyclase, translated to MRNKGGKGLSLARRLYTSRTLGLVLGLLCVSAAMYPLDPPLWVWALMLFNGLLWPHLAFQWARRASVPYHAEHRNLLVDAFMGGFWVAAMQFNPLPSATTVSMMAMNNVAIGGLRFLAAGLAAQILGIGVGLVVFAPAFIPQTSPLQLYACLPLLMLYPLALGWICFRQASTLGLHKRELLALSRTDSLTGLLNHGAWKDQLEVEFQRCRRQKQGAAIALIDIDHFKAINDTYGHVAGDIVLRQLSKMLKQNLRAADVAGRYGGDEFCVILPDLPLFNAAQAMEALRERFATLGYEQNPALKVSLSIGLAAYDPAHGDATRWLNEADQALYEAKATGRNRVICNSDDLPKQEVLDSV